In Pseudomonadota bacterium, the genomic stretch CGAAAACCAGGGCTACCGGAACCTGGGAACCTAATTCCGTTGTTTTTTTCGCAATTTCCGCTGGTGTATACAGGGGCAGACAATATTTCCCCTGGCGGGCAGTAGTGCCCACAACCATGGGAAAATCTTGCAATGCCTCGGCCAGATCATCGACACATATCGCCTGCTCAAGCAGGTCATCAGCGGCACAGGACCGACGCCGGGACCGTTCAGTCAGATGGTCACATTGAGGTGCTACCAGAATCAACCGGCTGAGAGAAAAGTTTTTCATTGCCCGGGCAACGGCGCCGACATTTTCATCCAGTTTTGGTTTGACCAGGACAATGGCAATCTCTGACAACGCAGCATTTTGGCTGCTGGTATTTACTTTATGAGTCATTCGCTTATTTTACGTTCTGGGCTATCTTGTTGTTTTTTCTTACTGAGGCACAGAGACACAGAAATGCGTAAAAAGAAGTGTGGATTCCTCTGTGTCTTCGTGACTCTGTGAGAGTTATCTTAAATCATTGTTAACCGAATATTTGCAAATCATAAAAGGAGAAAATAAGAGATGGAAAATAAACCGGTAGTTTTCAGCCAATACCCCTTCACTGTCGGCCAGAGGATCATCCGGAAGCGTGGCGACAAACTTGAGGATTGGGATATTATTGCCGTAACCGATAATGAAGTAACGGTAAAATGCCCTTTTCATGGCGACGTATTGACCTGGAAGCGAAAACGATATTGGAGTACATCTTCCTGAAAAATCCCATTATAGTTGAGCCATCAACCTGCCGCCAGAAGTTGCTGCCGCTTTATTTCAAAGAGAACAACGGCGGTGGCGGTGGCCACATTTAGTGAGTCCAAAGGTGAATGAAGGGGGATATTGATGAGAAAGTCACAGTTTTTCTGTACCAGAGGCCTTATGCCCTTATCCTCTGAACCGATGACAACAACCAGCCGACGGCACAAATCAGCCTGGTAGATTGACAACTCGTCGGGAGCTACGGTACCGGCAATCCAGTATCCCTGTCTACGTCCTTCCTGCAGCGCCTTAACCAGGTTTTTGACTCTGCAGATTTTCAGATATTCCAATCCCCCCGAAGCAATTCTGGCAACCGTCGGGGTAATACCGGCTGCCCGACGCTCAGGGATGATAGCCCCGGAGACTCCAGCTGCCGCCGCGGTCCGCAGGATGGAACCCAGATTCTGCGGATCGGTAATGCCGTCTAAAGCAATAATGGTTTCAAGTTTTTCCCTGTCACTACTCTCTGGAACAAGCAGTTCCTTGAGAGGACAATAAACAGCAGGGGAAACCTTGAGAATAACCCCTTGATGCCGTTCGTGATCAGCAAGCCGATCCATGGCCGCTTTAGGCAGCCGTTTGATCACTATCCCCTGCCGCCTTGCCAGATTTTCCAGATCAGCAACCCGTTTGCCGGCATGATCAGCACAGTACAAAACTTCAATGGTTCGGTTTGCAGATAAGAGTACTTCATTAACCGCATTGATCCCAAATATCAGGTCCGTTCCTTTAATTACCGACCGTGTTTGACTCACCATTATCCCGTTTACTTGCGGCCATGAAACAGCCGAAAATTGATAATTTTCTCCCACCAGTTCGGACTTGTCTTTTGAACCTGGCTACTTTCCTTTTCCACTGCCGGCTGCTCTGATTCAGTTATGGCCTGCAAACTGGGAACATCTTGATTGCCCTCCAGCGGTTTTTGGATAGCCTGCTGATAATTATCCAGTTGTTTCTGCAACAACTCCTTTTCGGACTGCAGGTCGGTAATAATACCCTGCAGTTCCTTCGCTTTTGCCGCATCTACCTGTTTAAAAATCCCTACCAGCTTGGAAATACCACCAATGGAATTCTCTATGGTCTGCAACCGATTTTGAATTTCCATTTTAGCCAGCTTATCTTCCACCAGCTCCAACCGGGAATTATGGGTTCGCAATGTTTTCAACTCTGATGACAGGGAAGAAACTTGTGAACTCAATTTCAACGTCCATAAACCAGAAACGATGATGACAATAAGCATACATATCAATAGTATCGTCATAATCAATTTGCCTGAGAAACCTTTTTTCTCTTTTTCCACCTGCGCTCCACTGGATTGTTCCTGTTCAGTCATATCTCCCCCCCCCTCCAAAATGATGCATATTTATTTTCTCATATCAGTTACCATATCGGGCAGTGAGTTGACAATAAAAAATGGTTTACTATGGCAGTTAAACGAACTTTCTGCATCAGGATGTTATTGAAAACTGCAGCTAAATATGTTAGTTGTGCGATTCTTCAATAACAGGGTTATTTAGCCTCACCTTTCAAGGAGAGTGAATTATGGATGAATTTCGGCGAATCAATCGGCTTCCCCCTTATGTGTTCAGCATTGTCAATGAATTAAAAATGGAAGCCCGACGGAAGGGGGAAGATATTATCGACCTGGGAATGGGTAATCCGGACCTGCCAACCCCGCAGCATATTGTTGACAAACTAGCCGAAGCCATTTACAACCCCAAAAATCACCGATATTCCGCCTCCAAGGGAATTGCTAAGTTACGTCTGGCCATAGCCGACTGGTATCAGCGACGTTATCAGATAGAGCTGGATCCCGACCGGGAAACCGTGGTTACCATTGGGGCCAAAGAGGGGCTTTCCCATCTGGCCCTGGCAATCGTCAATCCAGGGGACGTGGTTTTTGTCCCCTCCCCAGCCTATCCTATTCATCCTTATTCCATTATCATTGCTGGAGGGGATCTGCGCAGCATCCCTCTGTCACCTGACCGTGATTTTTTTGAGGACCTGCTGTCGGCTACCAAGCTTACTTGGCCACGGCCGAAAATGTTGATTATCAGCTATCCTCATAATCCTACCACTACGGTTGTCGACCTTGATTTTTTCCGGAAGCTGGTGGATTTTGCCAAAGAACATTCCCTGATAATTGTCCATGATTTTGCCTATGCCGACATGACCTTTGATGGCTATCGGGCCCCGTCTATTCTGGAAGTCGAGGGCGCCAAAGACGTGGCCGTGGAGTTTTACTCCCTTTCCAAAAGTTACAGCATGGCCGGCTGGCGGGTAGGGTTTTGTGTCGGCAACCAGCGTATTGTCCAGGCACTGACCAAGATTAAAAGTTACCTGGACTACGGAATCTTCCAGCCAATTCAGATTGCTGCCATTGAAGCTTTAAACGGCGACCAGAGCTGCGTCCAGGACATTGTCAGCACCTATAAACATCGCCGGGATACCCTTTGCGATGGATTGTCAAGGATAGGCTGGCAAGTAAAAAAACCACTGGGGACAATGTTTGTCTGGGGTAAAATACCTGAACAATTTAAAGATCTCGGATCACTTGAGTTTGCTAAAATGATGATTAGAGAAGCAAAAGTTGCTGTATCTCCCGGCATCGGTTTTGGTGAATATGGCGATGATCATGTTCGCTTCGCTCTGGTGGAAAATGAACACCGTACCCGACAGGCAATCAGGGGAATACGCCATTTTCTCCAGCAGTATGATAAATGAACGGTATAAGGTGTAAGGTGTAAGGTTAAAGGCTTAAAGTTAGTGATTAATTTGGATACAGGGATAACGCCATGGAAAAAATCAATGTGGGACTAATCGGGCTTGGAACCATTGGTACCGGTGTAGCCCGGATTTTCCAGGAAAACAGCCAGTTGATCACCCAGCGTCTGGGAGCCGAACTTGAATTAAAAAAGATTGCCGATCTCGATATCACCACTGACAGGGGCATTTCATTACCTGAAGGAATTTTAACTACTGATGTCAACGAAGTTCTTGACAACCCTGAAATTGACATAGTGATTGAATTAATCGGCGGCTATGAACCGGCAAAAGCCTTTATTTCCCGGGCTCTGAAGGCCGGCAAACATGTGGTGACTGCCAACAAGGCACTGCTGGCCAAACATGGAGATGAGCTTTTTCAGCTAGCCAAGGTTTCCGGCGTTGATCTGTATTATGAGGCCAGTATCGGTGGTGGCATCCCCATCATTAAAGTCATGCGTGAAGCCTTGGCTGCTAACCGGATCACTGCTATCAGCGGCATACTTAATGGAACCTGCAATTACATCCTTACTCAAATGACCAATGAGGGATTGGAGTATGATGATGTCCTGGCGGAGGCCCAGAAGCTGGGCTATGCTGAAGCTGACCCCACTTTCGATGTAGAGGGCATTGATACCGCCCATAAACTGGCCATACTGGCCGCCATGGCTTTTGGTACTCCCATCAATTTTACTGGTGTCTATGTTGAAGGTATTGCCAATATTCAGCCGGTTGACATTGAATTTGCCCGTGAATTCGGCTACAAAATAAAATTACTGGCGATTGCCAAGGAAAATCAGGGCAAGGTTGAAGCCAGGGTACATCCTACCATGGTTCCCGAACATCATATGCTGGCAAAGATTGACGGGGTTTTCAACGCCATTTATGTAAATGCTGACATGTTAGGTCCCAGCCTCTATTATGGTCAGGGAGCGGGGATGCTGCCCACTGCCAGTGCCGTAGTTGCCGATCTGATTGATATTGCCCGTAACATCCTGGGGAAAAGCCATCATCGGCTTCCTTTCCTTGCTTATCAGTCACCAGCCAGCGGTAATGCTTCCTATCAATCAATTGATGCCATCAGCTGCAATTATTACCTGCGATTTACAGCCAGGGATCAGCCTGGAGTTTTATCAAAGGTTTCCGGTATTCTGGGCGAGTCCAACATCAGTATTGCTTCGGTAATTCAAAAGGGAAGGAATGATGCCGGGGGAACGGTTGCCATTGTCATGCAAACCCACCGTGCCTGTGAGCGTGATTTAAAATATGCCTTAGATAAGATTGATGCATTGGATATCATTGATGCTCAAACAGTGGTCATCAGGATGGAAACTGACCTGTAATTTCCCACCACCATGGATTCCTGTTTATATAATTGATTACTCAACTTTCTGACTTGCGTTGCCAGGGATATATTACCGGATGTTCGGGCTTGGCTCATAGCGGTATTGGCCGCCGAACGAATCACACGATGTGATTCGCGGCGGACGCCTCGGAAGCCGGCCATGGACGGCCGGCGAGAATGAGCGAGAGCCATGCCGGAACATCCTTGTAAATTTCTTTCCGCTGTTTTTAGAGCAACTCAGAAAGTTGAGTTGATTATTTTATCATAATGTTATAGGACGTTTGTTAGGAGTACCATATAAGGTTAATAAGCTAAAAGTATTTGCAAGGTGCCAATAAATTATGACATTAACAGAGCTTGAAAGCGGCAGACAGGCCCGGGTTATCGCCTTTAGCGGTGGCCACACTATGATCAAAAGACTGGAAAATCTTGGTTTACTTCGTGGCAAAGCCATTAAGAAAGTCAGCAATAACCCTTTCAAGGGTCCAGTGGTGGTTAAAATAGATCAAGTCGAACTGGCCATCGGTTATCGGATGGCCAGCCGGATAACCGTAGAGCCGATCTGATGGAAATCAGCGAGGGCATGAAGATTCTCCTGATGGGGAACCCGAATGTCGGCAAAAGCGTGGTTTTCAATCGTTTAACCGGCGCCCGGGTGGTAACCGCCAATTATGCCGGCACCACGGTTGAATATACCAAGGGGACCTTGATCTATAACGAAAAACATCTGGAAATCATAGATGTTCCCGGAACCTACTCCCTGGACCCCACCTGCAAGGCAGAAGAAGTTGCCGTCGAGATGCTGGCATCGGGTGACCTGATTATCAATGTCGCTGATGCCACCAACCTGGAAAGAAACCTTCATCTTACCTTGGAATTGATGCGCCAGGGAAAACCCATGATTCTGGTACTGAATCTCTGGGATGAGACCCGGCACAAAGGAATTCATATTGACGCAGCCGCGTTGGAAAAACTCCTGCAGATTCCGGTTATCACCACCGTTGCCGTTACTGCCGAGGGCATAAAAGAACTTATCTCACGGCTACCGGAAGCAGTTGTTCCGTTACCTCCGGACGGTCAGACAAATGGTGATTTATGGCGGGAAGTCGGCAAAATCATCAAGCAGATACAAAAAATCACTCATCGGCATCATACCTGGCTTGAAAGGCTGGAAGATATCAGCATCAAACCCCGCAGCGGCCTGCCCCTGGCCGCGGTGGTCATCTTCATTACCTTTGCGGTTATCCGCTTTGTCGGCGAGAACCTGATCAATTATGTCTTTAATCCTTTCTTTGAAAACCTTTATCGTCCATTCATCTACCATGCCGTTTCCTATGCCTTTCCCAGTGGGATCATTCACGATCTGCTGCTGGGTACCACGCCAGACTTTGTTGAATCACTGGGGCTTTTGACCACCGGCATTTATGTTCCCATTGCCATGGTTTTGCCCTACATCTTCAGCTTTTACCTGGTCCTGGGTTTTGTTGAAGATTTCGGCTACCTGCCCCGCTTTGCCGTTCTGATGGACACCTTCATGCATAAGCTCGGGCTGCATGGATTTGCCATTATCCCGATGATTTTAGGTTTGGGCTGCAACGTCCCCGGAGCCATGGCGACCCGAATTCTGGAAAGTCGGCGGGAAAAATTCATTGCCGGCACCCTGATGGCCATTGCTGTCCCCTGTATGGCCCAGACAGCCATGATCATCGGCCTGGTGGGTCCATACAGCCTGGTTTATGTGGCGATGATCTATGGCAATCTGGCTGTGGTTGCCATTATTATCGGCATCATCATGAATGCTTTAATCCCCGGCTACAGCCCGGAAATTTTCCTTGAAATCTCTCCTTATCATCTGCCGCACTTCGGCACCCTGATGAAAAAGCTGTGGATGCGCATCCGAGGTTTCTTGGCTGAAGCCATCCCCCTGGTCCTGGTCGGGGTCCTGCTGGTTAACATACTCTTTCTTACTGGATTTATTGATCTTTTTTCTCGCTTTTCAGCCCCGGTGGTGGTTAAAATCATGGGTCTGCCAAAGGAAGCCGTTTCATCCCTGATTATTGGTTTCCTGCGTAAGGATGTGGCGGTAGGAATGCTTGAGCCACTTCATATGACCATCAAACAGTTAATCATTGCCTGTACCATCCTCTCCATTTATTTCCCCTGCATTGCCACTTTTGCCGTGCTGATAAAGGAACTGGGAATAAAAGCAATGTTGAAAGCCAGCCTGATCATGGTGGGAACTGCCGTTGCCGTCGGCGGCCTGCTCAACCTGTTATTGCCTAATTTTTCCTGACAATTTTTTCATCCCGGAGTACGCATGACCTCTGATAC encodes the following:
- a CDS encoding FeoA family protein; its protein translation is MTLTELESGRQARVIAFSGGHTMIKRLENLGLLRGKAIKKVSNNPFKGPVVVKIDQVELAIGYRMASRITVEPI
- the alaC gene encoding alanine transaminase; the protein is MDEFRRINRLPPYVFSIVNELKMEARRKGEDIIDLGMGNPDLPTPQHIVDKLAEAIYNPKNHRYSASKGIAKLRLAIADWYQRRYQIELDPDRETVVTIGAKEGLSHLALAIVNPGDVVFVPSPAYPIHPYSIIIAGGDLRSIPLSPDRDFFEDLLSATKLTWPRPKMLIISYPHNPTTTVVDLDFFRKLVDFAKEHSLIIVHDFAYADMTFDGYRAPSILEVEGAKDVAVEFYSLSKSYSMAGWRVGFCVGNQRIVQALTKIKSYLDYGIFQPIQIAAIEALNGDQSCVQDIVSTYKHRRDTLCDGLSRIGWQVKKPLGTMFVWGKIPEQFKDLGSLEFAKMMIREAKVAVSPGIGFGEYGDDHVRFALVENEHRTRQAIRGIRHFLQQYDK
- a CDS encoding homoserine dehydrogenase; its protein translation is MEKINVGLIGLGTIGTGVARIFQENSQLITQRLGAELELKKIADLDITTDRGISLPEGILTTDVNEVLDNPEIDIVIELIGGYEPAKAFISRALKAGKHVVTANKALLAKHGDELFQLAKVSGVDLYYEASIGGGIPIIKVMREALAANRITAISGILNGTCNYILTQMTNEGLEYDDVLAEAQKLGYAEADPTFDVEGIDTAHKLAILAAMAFGTPINFTGVYVEGIANIQPVDIEFAREFGYKIKLLAIAKENQGKVEARVHPTMVPEHHMLAKIDGVFNAIYVNADMLGPSLYYGQGAGMLPTASAVVADLIDIARNILGKSHHRLPFLAYQSPASGNASYQSIDAISCNYYLRFTARDQPGVLSKVSGILGESNISIASVIQKGRNDAGGTVAIVMQTHRACERDLKYALDKIDALDIIDAQTVVIRMETDL
- a CDS encoding ferrous iron transporter B, with amino-acid sequence MEISEGMKILLMGNPNVGKSVVFNRLTGARVVTANYAGTTVEYTKGTLIYNEKHLEIIDVPGTYSLDPTCKAEEVAVEMLASGDLIINVADATNLERNLHLTLELMRQGKPMILVLNLWDETRHKGIHIDAAALEKLLQIPVITTVAVTAEGIKELISRLPEAVVPLPPDGQTNGDLWREVGKIIKQIQKITHRHHTWLERLEDISIKPRSGLPLAAVVIFITFAVIRFVGENLINYVFNPFFENLYRPFIYHAVSYAFPSGIIHDLLLGTTPDFVESLGLLTTGIYVPIAMVLPYIFSFYLVLGFVEDFGYLPRFAVLMDTFMHKLGLHGFAIIPMILGLGCNVPGAMATRILESRREKFIAGTLMAIAVPCMAQTAMIIGLVGPYSLVYVAMIYGNLAVVAIIIGIIMNALIPGYSPEIFLEISPYHLPHFGTLMKKLWMRIRGFLAEAIPLVLVGVLLVNILFLTGFIDLFSRFSAPVVVKIMGLPKEAVSSLIIGFLRKDVAVGMLEPLHMTIKQLIIACTILSIYFPCIATFAVLIKELGIKAMLKASLIMVGTAVAVGGLLNLLLPNFS
- the rlmB gene encoding 23S rRNA (guanosine(2251)-2'-O)-methyltransferase RlmB, translating into MVSQTRSVIKGTDLIFGINAVNEVLLSANRTIEVLYCADHAGKRVADLENLARRQGIVIKRLPKAAMDRLADHERHQGVILKVSPAVYCPLKELLVPESSDREKLETIIALDGITDPQNLGSILRTAAAAGVSGAIIPERRAAGITPTVARIASGGLEYLKICRVKNLVKALQEGRRQGYWIAGTVAPDELSIYQADLCRRLVVVIGSEDKGIRPLVQKNCDFLINIPLHSPLDSLNVATATAVVLFEIKRQQLLAAG